The window GAGCTGCTCATAAAAAAATTAGGAAAGGTGCCCACCAATGCGGAGTTCCTCATGAGTATGAATCTTAAATAGAAAACAAGGATAAAGGCTGCCGCTTCTTTTTTTTATCTTGTGAAGGACACCGCACATTCATCCTCTTGAGTTTTATCTATTTCCGGTTTTTTCCTATCAAATAAACCATTAAAATTGAGATATCAGCAGGAGACACGCCCGAAATACGTGAAGCCTGACCCAAGGAAACCGGATGGATCTCGTGTAGCTTCTGGCGAGCCTCTTTCCTCAGCCCCGGAATGTCTTCATATTTAAACCATGACGGAAGCAGAAAGCTTTCCATTTTCTTGAATTTTTCGATTTGCTGGTGCTGCCTTTCAATATACCCCTTATATTTTATCTCAATTTCTATTTGTTCTTGAGTAGGAATCGGGATGTTCAGCTTTCTCAAATCATCGTCTATTTTCAGCAGATCCCTGTAACCAACTTGAGGCCTTCTCAGGAGCTTTGCCAGTGAATCTGTACCGTTTCGTTTGTGCTCAAGGCATTCTATGTTCTCAGATATTTCTTTTTCCTTTACCTTCAGCTCACTCCATTGTTCTTCTTTTATTAAACCAAACTGATATCCATACTTCATAAGCCTTCTATCGGCGTTGTCGTGTCGCAGGATAAGGCGATATTCAGCCCGTGAAGTAAACATTCTGTACGGTTCATTTGTCCCTTTTGTTACCAGATCATCTATTAATACACCAATATAGGCCTCTGAACGGTCCAGAATAAAAGGCCTGGAACCCTCGATATTTTTTACAGCATTTATTCCGGCCATAATACCCTGGGCTGCAGCTTCTTCATATCCAGAAGTTCCATTTATCTGGCCGGCCAAAAAGAGGTTTTCAACAACCTTTGTCTCTAAAGAATGCTTGATCTGTGTGGGTGGGACATAATCATATTCAATTGCATAACCGTAGCGCGTAATCTCCGCCTTTTCCAACCCCTTGATCGAATGAACCATGGCTTCCTGCACATCATACGGAACTGAAGTAGAGATACCGTTACAATAGACTTCTGAAGTGCTCCGCCCTTCTGGTTCAACAAAAATCTGATGCCGTGATTTGTCAGGAAATCTTACAATTTTGTCTTCGATGGAAGGGCAATAACGTGGTCCAGTTCCATTAATTTGTCCTGTATAAAGCGGAGAGCGATCTAAATTTGACAGAACAATACTGTGGGTTACATCATTCGTGTGCGTTATATAGCACTTCACCTGATCTTGAGAGAGTTTTTTTGTAGAAAAGGAGAATGCCGTAGGTTGCTCATCTCCCTCTTGTTCCTGCAGAATATTGTAGTTAATTGTTTTGCCGTTTAGACGCGGAGAGGTTCCCGTTTTAAGTCTATCAATCTCAAAGCCAAGATTTTTCAAACCATCTGATAATGTATCAGAAGAAGGCTCACTTGCCCTACCGCCTTTTTCCGTATGGCTTCCTATGTGAATTTTTCCGTTTAAAAAGGTACCAGTTGTTAGAATTACGGCTTTTGCATGATATCGTATCCCATTTTTGCTGATGAGTCCGAAAGCTCTTCCATTCTTAACGATAATTGTATCGACAGTGTCCTGACGCAACGACAGCTTTTCCTGCGACTCTAATCTCCTCTTCATGGAAAACTGATACAGCTTCTTATCCGCTTGTGCACGGGGTGATCTGACCGCATGTCCTTTGCTTGCGTTCAGTAATCGAAACTGGATTCCGGTTTCATCGATTACCTTTCCCATTTCTCCTCCAAGCGCGTCTACTTCCCGTACCAATTGCCCCTTTGCAAGACCACCAATCGCCGGATTGCATGACATTTTGGCAACTGTATCCAGGTTTATGGAAAGCAGAGCTGTACGCATACCCATCCGTGCCGCGACCAAAGCAGCTTCACATCCGGCATGTCCTGCCCCCACAACAACAACGTCATAGTCTAAGTGCATTTTTTTTCAAATTCCAACGAGCCGTTAATTAATTTACTGGAAACTCTATCTCGCCTTTTCAACAATCCGTTTTTCCCTGATTACCGTAACTGTTACTTCTCCCGGATATTCCAGTTCGTCTTCAATCCCTTTGGCAATGTCATGACAGATTTTTGCAGCGAGATTATCGCCAACCTTGTCTGGATGAACGATTACACGTACTTCTCTGCCGGCCTGAATTGCATAAGCGCTTTCAACACCGTTGAAAGACATGGCAATGCTCTGCAGCTTTTCCAGGCGTTTAATATATTTCTCAAGTGTTTCTCTTCTTGCGCCGGGCCTGCTCGCTGAAATAGCATCTGCAGCATTTACTAAAACTGAGTATACTGTTTCAACCGGGACCTCTTCATGGTGTGAAGCTATCGCATTCACCACCTCGGGTTTCTCATCCAATCTTTTGGCAATGTCAGCACCAACTAATGCATGTGTACCCTCAACATCACCACTCACCGCCTTTCCAATATCATGTAAAAGCCCACATCTCTTGGCCAGTTGAGAATCCAGATTTAATTCACCTGCCAGGATACCCATGAGTTGAGATACTTCGATAGAGTGTTGAAGTTGATTCTGTCCGTAACTTGTACGGTAACGCAACCGACCAATCAGATTACTGATTTCCGGATGCAGATCCAGGATCCCAAGATCGAAACATGTCTGCTTTCCCGTTTCCTGAATAATTTGTTCAATCTCTTTTTCTGTATCCTTTACAACCTCTTCAATACGTGTTGGATGGATTCTCCCGTCTAAAATCAATTTCTTTATAGCTACCCGCGCAACTTCCCTGCGGACACTGTCAAACCCGGAAAGCACTATGCTTCCAGGAGTATCATCAACAATTACGTCAATGCCCGTAGCCTTTTCAAAGGCCCGAATATTTCTCCCTTCCCTGCCGATTATACGGCCTTTCATTTCATCACTTGGCAATTCAATAGTGCTTACAACATTTTCCAGAGTGTTTTTTGCCGTACAGCGCTGTATTGCCGTGCATATGAGAGAAACCGCACTTGTTTCAGCGGTCTCTTTAGCTTTTTGAATATGCTTTTCAATCAGATTCGCACATTCCTGCTCCATCTCTTTTTCAAGACGGCTTAATAAAAGTTTTTCTGCATTTTCCTGTTCTAAACCTGAAATTCTCAGGAGCGCGCCTTTCTCTTCCTGAATCAGATCATCAAGTTCTATCTTTTTCTTATTGAGTTCTCTTTCTTTATTTGACAAATTCGAGGCTAAGTTCTCAAGGTATTTCTCCTTTTTTGTTGAGAGATCTATCTTCCTCTCAAGATTGTCCTCCCGTTTACTTAATCGGCGTTCCAGATGACGTAATTCCTGTTTTGTCTCTTGTGATTCCTTTTCAAAAGATTCTCTTCTTTTATAAATTTCCTCTCTGGCAACAATTTCTGCATTCTTAATTATGACTTCTGATTGAGCCTTCGCATCTCTGATTATGTTTTTTGATGTCCTCTCATTACCGATCTGGCGCAGTTTGAAAAACAAAAGGCATATACAAAAACCAATTCCGACACAAACGGGTAGTAACATATAAAATATTGCTGGAATCCTCAAGATATCATTAATAGAAAATCACCTCCTTTTACTACAAGCATCAACGTCCAGTTAACAAAAAACAAGCTATGATTTTATATAACTGAAATTCCATAGTCAAGTAATATATTTGGACTTAGCAATATTTAGAGCTATAGTCTACCTATTGAAGAGGTTGAACAGATGTATAGCCTTTGATATCATAAAATATTGACAACGTAAATGACCTCTGTATAATCTAACTTCATCAGTGAATCGGTGACGTATAGAAAACCGTTTTTTCCATTCCTCAAATAATATGTCATTTAATACTATTGTATCTCAAGACCACGTCATCAATTACTTCAAGCGTGCTTCTGAAATCAGGCATCTATCACACGCGTATATTTTTACCGGGCAGGAAGGTCTGGGAAAATCACTTTTTACGAGAGAATTTATAAAAGCGCTCTTTTGTAAAAAAAATAAAAACTTCCATTGTGACGTGTGCCATAACTGTGTCCGTATTGATGAATTTAATCATCCAGACATTCATTGGGAGATTTCAGACAAAAAGGAAAAATTCATAAAGATAGAACGGATACGCGATCTCCAGCATAAATCAAGCCTCTGCCCCGTGGAATTAAACTATAAGGTTTTCGTTATCAAGGATGCGGAGAAAATGAATGAAGAGGCGGCAAACTGTTTACTCAAGACCATAGAAGAACCCGCACCAAATACTCTTTTTATCCTTATCACCAATTCACTGTCTCGTTTAAAAGAAACCATTATTTCTCGCTGTCAGGTGATAAGGTTTAAGCCCATCAACACGCAGGTGATTAAAGAATATTTGTTGAAAAATTTCAACAACG is drawn from Candidatus Scalindua sp. and contains these coding sequences:
- the mnmG gene encoding tRNA uridine-5-carboxymethylaminomethyl(34) synthesis enzyme MnmG, producing the protein MHLDYDVVVVGAGHAGCEAALVAARMGMRTALLSINLDTVAKMSCNPAIGGLAKGQLVREVDALGGEMGKVIDETGIQFRLLNASKGHAVRSPRAQADKKLYQFSMKRRLESQEKLSLRQDTVDTIIVKNGRAFGLISKNGIRYHAKAVILTTGTFLNGKIHIGSHTEKGGRASEPSSDTLSDGLKNLGFEIDRLKTGTSPRLNGKTINYNILQEQEGDEQPTAFSFSTKKLSQDQVKCYITHTNDVTHSIVLSNLDRSPLYTGQINGTGPRYCPSIEDKIVRFPDKSRHQIFVEPEGRSTSEVYCNGISTSVPYDVQEAMVHSIKGLEKAEITRYGYAIEYDYVPPTQIKHSLETKVVENLFLAGQINGTSGYEEAAAQGIMAGINAVKNIEGSRPFILDRSEAYIGVLIDDLVTKGTNEPYRMFTSRAEYRLILRHDNADRRLMKYGYQFGLIKEEQWSELKVKEKEISENIECLEHKRNGTDSLAKLLRRPQVGYRDLLKIDDDLRKLNIPIPTQEQIEIEIKYKGYIERQHQQIEKFKKMESFLLPSWFKYEDIPGLRKEARQKLHEIHPVSLGQASRISGVSPADISILMVYLIGKNRK
- the rny gene encoding ribonuclease Y; this encodes MLLPVCVGIGFCICLLFFKLRQIGNERTSKNIIRDAKAQSEVIIKNAEIVAREEIYKRRESFEKESQETKQELRHLERRLSKREDNLERKIDLSTKKEKYLENLASNLSNKERELNKKKIELDDLIQEEKGALLRISGLEQENAEKLLLSRLEKEMEQECANLIEKHIQKAKETAETSAVSLICTAIQRCTAKNTLENVVSTIELPSDEMKGRIIGREGRNIRAFEKATGIDVIVDDTPGSIVLSGFDSVRREVARVAIKKLILDGRIHPTRIEEVVKDTEKEIEQIIQETGKQTCFDLGILDLHPEISNLIGRLRYRTSYGQNQLQHSIEVSQLMGILAGELNLDSQLAKRCGLLHDIGKAVSGDVEGTHALVGADIAKRLDEKPEVVNAIASHHEEVPVETVYSVLVNAADAISASRPGARRETLEKYIKRLEKLQSIAMSFNGVESAYAIQAGREVRVIVHPDKVGDNLAAKICHDIAKGIEDELEYPGEVTVTVIREKRIVEKAR
- the holB gene encoding DNA polymerase III subunit delta', whose product is MSFNTIVSQDHVINYFKRASEIRHLSHAYIFTGQEGLGKSLFTREFIKALFCKKNKNFHCDVCHNCVRIDEFNHPDIHWEISDKKEKFIKIERIRDLQHKSSLCPVELNYKVFVIKDAEKMNEEAANCLLKTIEEPAPNTLFILITNSLSRLKETIISRCQVIRFKPINTQVIKEYLLKNFNNDTEEIEWAANYCCGSIGRACNLLKEGFFQKNNDVLKQISGLKREYNLSCAEEFVKSALTSADSLEEGRQAIRDILNCVLRYYRDLLIFKIYTRDNKEITTVPLFNGNRADSIRVHSNLSSGEKIMKIIDELLLSLEYLDCNVNIHLLVENLVTRIALAGDHR